From the genome of Tenrec ecaudatus isolate mTenEca1 chromosome 1, mTenEca1.hap1, whole genome shotgun sequence:
TAAATACATGACTAAGACATTGAGGAAGGTGTCAGAGCATGCAAGTTGGATTACTTGattaagttcacagaaaaaatgggagATTTCCAATTCTGTACAAAAAGACAGTCGTAAAACCAATAAACCATTTAATAGAGAGTCCAGGAGCGACAATACCCAGGAGGTCAGAAGCAGGAAGCCACAGAATCTTGGGTTCATGATGACCGTGTAGTGCAGTGGGTGACAGATGGCCACAAAccggtcataggccatcactgTCAAGAGGAAGTTATCTAAAGCCAAAAAAAGCATGATAAAATACATCTGAGTGATGCAGTCTTCATATGTAATTACTGTACTCTGTATCTGGATGTTCGTCAGCATCTTTGGGACAGTGGTGGAGGTGAAACAGATGTCAGcaaaggagaggttggagaggaagaagtacatgggtgtgtggaggtgggggtCTGTGGcgatggccaggatgatgagcaggttcccagtgCAGGTGACCAGGTACATAGAGAGGAACAGTCcaaagaggaggggctgcagctctgcCTCCTCAGAAAGCCCCAGAAGGATGAATTCTGGAATCTGAGTGTGGTTTCCTGGTTCCATGTAGCTGATAAAACTCCTTGGAAAGAGAAAAGAACATTGCAAACTATGCCATAAGTTGTTGAAAACAGTTTAAGGCATAAACTGTCATTtctattttatgcttttaaacccT
Proteins encoded in this window:
- the LOC142432152 gene encoding olfactory receptor-like protein OLF4, whose protein sequence is MEPGNHTQIPEFILLGLSEEAELQPLLFGLFLSMYLVTCTGNLLIILAIATDPHLHTPMYFFLSNLSFADICFTSTTVPKMLTNIQIQSTVITYEDCITQMYFIMLFLALDNFLLTVMAYDRFVAICHPLHYTVIMNPRFCGFLLLTSWVLSLLDSLLNGLLVLRLSFCTELEISHFFCELNQVIQLACSDTFLNVLVMYLASGLLGVIPLSGILFSYMKIVSSILKIASAGGKYKAFSTCGSHLSVVSLFYGTALGVYLSSAAIESSRATAIASVMYTVATPMLNPFIYSLRNKDIKQALRKLFS